A genomic stretch from Canis lupus familiaris isolate Mischka breed German Shepherd chromosome 15, alternate assembly UU_Cfam_GSD_1.0, whole genome shotgun sequence includes:
- the CC2D1B gene encoding coiled-coil and C2 domain-containing protein 1B isoform X1: protein MPGPRPRKGPQASGRGVAAAKQLGLFVEFSPEDMMLGMEETEDDGDLEAELLALTGEAGATGRKPAPKGQAPLPMAHIEKLAADCMRDVEEEEGLEEEGLEEDADLLTELQEVLGVDEAGPQDGDETASPGGSEEEKGQEDTEAPGQTALLTASVPAAQAGGPRGLQALLEDRIHNYREAAASAKEAGEAAKARRCERGLKTLEAQLAAVRKGKKISEDEIPPPVAVGKRQPAPQEAADRNPEAEADAPAPFTKEPDKPSQPETSLSGSLGISAPPDSDPDPRALLSARQREYKLAALNAKRAGDLNRARELMRIGKRFGAVLEALGKGQPVDLSAMPPAPKDLKALPQASKAVTAPPVVPLALERVQPVTGSDTAAAPVVAAEPPTVLDALQQRLNKYREAGIQARGSGDERKARMHERIAKQYQDAIRAHRAGRRVDFAELPVPPGFPPIPGLAPAVGTEEDAVAATLAAAQKLASLEDPAPAEEEEEEEDEDEPPAQAPVAKKPAKPAVPSFRALPDPKASSSKESLSPSVREQLALLEARRLQYQRAALQAKRGQDLEQAKAHLRVAKRLEAQITQVRAGRPVDLSKVPSPLTDEEGDFILIHHEDLRLSQKTEEVYAQLQKMLLEQHEKCVLFSKQFMHQGNVAETTRFENLAQDRKKQLEILQLAQAQGLDPPSHHFELKTFQIVRIFSELNSTEMHLIIVRGMNLPAPSGVTPDDLDAFVRFEFHYPNSEQAQKSKTAVVKNTNSPEFDQLFKLNINRNHRGFRRVIQSKGIKFEIFHKGSFFRSDKLVGTAHLKLERLENECEIREIVEVLDGRKPTGGKLEVKVRLREPLSGQDVQTVLENWLVLEPRGL, encoded by the exons ATGCCAGGGCCGAGACCCCGGAAAGGCCCTCAGGCCAGTGGCCGGGGCGTGGCCGCTGCGAAGCAG CTGGGGCTCTTTGTGGAGTTTAGCCCTGAGGACATGATGCTGGGAATGGAGGAGACTGAAGATGATGGAGACCTGGAGGCTGAACTGCTGGCCCTCACCGGGGAAGCAGGGGCCACAGGCAGGAAGCCAGCCCCCAAGGGGCAAG CCCCCCTGCCTATGGCTCACATCGAGAAGTTGGCTGCAGACTGCATGCGggatgtggaggaggaggaagggctggaggaggaagggctggAGGAGGATGCAGACTTGCTG ACTGAGCTGCAGGAGGTCCTGGGTGTGGATGAGGCTGGGCCCCAGGATGGTGATGAGACAGCTAGCCCAGGAGGCTCTGAAGAGGAGAAGGGACAGGAAGACACCGAAGCCCCAGGGCAGACAGCTCTACTGACAGCTTCAGTCCCAGCAGCTCAG GCTGGAGGGCCTCGGGGGCTGCAGGCTCTGCTGGAGGATCGGATCCACAACTACCGGGAGGCTGCAGCCAGTGCCAAGGAGGCAGGTGAAGCAGCCAAAGCCAGGCGCTGTGAGCGTGGCCTGAAG ACTCTGGAGGCTCAGCTGGCTGCTGTGAGGAAAGGCAAGAAGATCAGTGAGGATGAGATTCCACCTCCAGTGGCCGTAGGCAAGAGACAGCCGGCCCCCCAGGAAGCCGCTGACAGGAaccctgaggcagaggcagatgccCCAGCTCCCTTCACCAAGGAGCCAG aCAAGCCCTCTCAGCCGGAGACAAGCCTCTCGGGCAGTCTTGGCATTTCTGCCCCGCCTGATTCAGACCCAGACCCACGGGCCCTGCTGTCAGCtcgacagagagagtacaagttgGCTGCCCTGAATGCCAAGCGGGCTGGAGACCTAAACCGTGCCCGAGAACTCATGAGGATTGGGAAG AGATTTGGTGCagtcctggaggccctggggaaggggcagccTGTGGACCTGAGTGCCATGCCCCCGGCACCTAAGG ATCTGAAGGCCCTTCCACAGGCTTCCAAGGCTGTCACAGCACCCCCAGTTGTACCCCTAGCCCTGGAGCGAGTGCAGCCAGTGACAGGCTCTGATACTGCAGCAGCTCCAG tgGTTGCTGCTGAGCCACCGACGGTACTGGATGCCCTGCAGCAGAGACTAAACAAGTATCGGGAGGCAGGCATCCAGGCCCGGGGCAGTGGGGATGAGCGCAAGGCGCGGATGCATGAGCGCATAGCCAAG CAATATCAGGATGCCATCCGGGCACACCGGGCAGGACGGAGAGTGGACTTTGCTGAGTTACCTGTTCCGCCAG GATTCCCCCCCATTCCTGGCCTGGCGCCCGCTGTGGGCACCGAGGAAGATGCGGTGGCAGCTACTTTAGCTGCTGCCCAGAAGCTGGCTTCCTTGGAGGATCCAGccccagcagaggaggaggaggaggaggaggatgag GATgagcccccagcccaggccccagtGGCCAAGAAGCCAGCGAAGCCTGCAGTCCCTTCATTTCGGGCCTTGCCTGATCCCAAGGCCTCGAGTTCTAAGGAGTCGCTGAGTCCCTCTG TGCGGGAGCAGCTGGCATTGCTGGAGGCGCGGAGACTGCAGTACCAGCGGGCAGCCCTGCAGGCGAAGCGTGGCCAGGACCTGGAGCAAGCCAAGGCCCACCTACGGGTGGCCAAACGCCTGGAGGCTCAGATCACCCAGGTACGAGCTGGCCGACCTGTGGACCTCTCCAAG GTGCCTTCACCCTTGACGGATGAGGAGGGCGACTTCATCCTCATTCACCACGAGGACCTGCGGCTCTCCCAGAAGACTGAGGAGGTGTATGCCCAGCTACAAAAAATGCTTCTGGAGCAACATGAG AAATGTGTGCTGTTCTCCAAGCAGTTCATGCACCAGGGCAACGTGGCCGAGACCACCAG GTTTGAGAATCTTGCTCAGGACCGCAAGAAGCAGCTGGAGATCCTGCagctggcccaggcccagggccttGACCCTCCCAGCCATCATTTTGAGTTGAAGACATTCCAGATTGTGAG GATCTTCTCAGAACTCAACAGCACGGAAATGCATCTGATCATCGTCCGGGGAATGAATCTCCCAGCTCCTTCAG GGGTGACTCCTGATGACTTGGATGCTTTTGTGCGGTTTGAGTTCCACTACCCTAACTCG GAGCAGgctcaaaaaagcaaaacagctgTAGTGAAGAACACAAACTCTCCAG AATTTGATCAGCTCTTCAAACTAAACATCAACCGAAACCACCGGGGCTTCAGGAGGGTGATCCAAAGCAAAGGAATCAAGTTTGAAATCTTCCACAAAGG GTCCTTCTTCAGAAGCGACAAGCTGGTTGGCACAGCTCACCTGAAGCTGGAGCGGCTAGAGAACGAATGTGAGATCAGAGAGATTGTGGAG GTGCTGGATGGAAGGAAGCCCACCGGGGGCAAGCTGGAGGTGAAGGTGCGGCTGCGGGAGCCTCTGAGCGGACAGGATGTACAGACGGTCCTGGAGAACTGGCTGGTCCTGGAGCCCAGGGGCCTGTAA
- the CC2D1B gene encoding coiled-coil and C2 domain-containing protein 1B isoform X2 produces MMLGMEETEDDGDLEAELLALTGEAGATGRKPAPKGQAPLPMAHIEKLAADCMRDVEEEEGLEEEGLEEDADLLTELQEVLGVDEAGPQDGDETASPGGSEEEKGQEDTEAPGQTALLTASVPAAQAGGPRGLQALLEDRIHNYREAAASAKEAGEAAKARRCERGLKTLEAQLAAVRKGKKISEDEIPPPVAVGKRQPAPQEAADRNPEAEADAPAPFTKEPDKPSQPETSLSGSLGISAPPDSDPDPRALLSARQREYKLAALNAKRAGDLNRARELMRIGKRFGAVLEALGKGQPVDLSAMPPAPKDLKALPQASKAVTAPPVVPLALERVQPVTGSDTAAAPVVAAEPPTVLDALQQRLNKYREAGIQARGSGDERKARMHERIAKQYQDAIRAHRAGRRVDFAELPVPPGFPPIPGLAPAVGTEEDAVAATLAAAQKLASLEDPAPAEEEEEEEDEDEPPAQAPVAKKPAKPAVPSFRALPDPKASSSKESLSPSVREQLALLEARRLQYQRAALQAKRGQDLEQAKAHLRVAKRLEAQITQVRAGRPVDLSKVPSPLTDEEGDFILIHHEDLRLSQKTEEVYAQLQKMLLEQHEKCVLFSKQFMHQGNVAETTRFENLAQDRKKQLEILQLAQAQGLDPPSHHFELKTFQIVRIFSELNSTEMHLIIVRGMNLPAPSGVTPDDLDAFVRFEFHYPNSEQAQKSKTAVVKNTNSPEFDQLFKLNINRNHRGFRRVIQSKGIKFEIFHKGSFFRSDKLVGTAHLKLERLENECEIREIVEVLDGRKPTGGKLEVKVRLREPLSGQDVQTVLENWLVLEPRGL; encoded by the exons ATGATGCTGGGAATGGAGGAGACTGAAGATGATGGAGACCTGGAGGCTGAACTGCTGGCCCTCACCGGGGAAGCAGGGGCCACAGGCAGGAAGCCAGCCCCCAAGGGGCAAG CCCCCCTGCCTATGGCTCACATCGAGAAGTTGGCTGCAGACTGCATGCGggatgtggaggaggaggaagggctggaggaggaagggctggAGGAGGATGCAGACTTGCTG ACTGAGCTGCAGGAGGTCCTGGGTGTGGATGAGGCTGGGCCCCAGGATGGTGATGAGACAGCTAGCCCAGGAGGCTCTGAAGAGGAGAAGGGACAGGAAGACACCGAAGCCCCAGGGCAGACAGCTCTACTGACAGCTTCAGTCCCAGCAGCTCAG GCTGGAGGGCCTCGGGGGCTGCAGGCTCTGCTGGAGGATCGGATCCACAACTACCGGGAGGCTGCAGCCAGTGCCAAGGAGGCAGGTGAAGCAGCCAAAGCCAGGCGCTGTGAGCGTGGCCTGAAG ACTCTGGAGGCTCAGCTGGCTGCTGTGAGGAAAGGCAAGAAGATCAGTGAGGATGAGATTCCACCTCCAGTGGCCGTAGGCAAGAGACAGCCGGCCCCCCAGGAAGCCGCTGACAGGAaccctgaggcagaggcagatgccCCAGCTCCCTTCACCAAGGAGCCAG aCAAGCCCTCTCAGCCGGAGACAAGCCTCTCGGGCAGTCTTGGCATTTCTGCCCCGCCTGATTCAGACCCAGACCCACGGGCCCTGCTGTCAGCtcgacagagagagtacaagttgGCTGCCCTGAATGCCAAGCGGGCTGGAGACCTAAACCGTGCCCGAGAACTCATGAGGATTGGGAAG AGATTTGGTGCagtcctggaggccctggggaaggggcagccTGTGGACCTGAGTGCCATGCCCCCGGCACCTAAGG ATCTGAAGGCCCTTCCACAGGCTTCCAAGGCTGTCACAGCACCCCCAGTTGTACCCCTAGCCCTGGAGCGAGTGCAGCCAGTGACAGGCTCTGATACTGCAGCAGCTCCAG tgGTTGCTGCTGAGCCACCGACGGTACTGGATGCCCTGCAGCAGAGACTAAACAAGTATCGGGAGGCAGGCATCCAGGCCCGGGGCAGTGGGGATGAGCGCAAGGCGCGGATGCATGAGCGCATAGCCAAG CAATATCAGGATGCCATCCGGGCACACCGGGCAGGACGGAGAGTGGACTTTGCTGAGTTACCTGTTCCGCCAG GATTCCCCCCCATTCCTGGCCTGGCGCCCGCTGTGGGCACCGAGGAAGATGCGGTGGCAGCTACTTTAGCTGCTGCCCAGAAGCTGGCTTCCTTGGAGGATCCAGccccagcagaggaggaggaggaggaggaggatgag GATgagcccccagcccaggccccagtGGCCAAGAAGCCAGCGAAGCCTGCAGTCCCTTCATTTCGGGCCTTGCCTGATCCCAAGGCCTCGAGTTCTAAGGAGTCGCTGAGTCCCTCTG TGCGGGAGCAGCTGGCATTGCTGGAGGCGCGGAGACTGCAGTACCAGCGGGCAGCCCTGCAGGCGAAGCGTGGCCAGGACCTGGAGCAAGCCAAGGCCCACCTACGGGTGGCCAAACGCCTGGAGGCTCAGATCACCCAGGTACGAGCTGGCCGACCTGTGGACCTCTCCAAG GTGCCTTCACCCTTGACGGATGAGGAGGGCGACTTCATCCTCATTCACCACGAGGACCTGCGGCTCTCCCAGAAGACTGAGGAGGTGTATGCCCAGCTACAAAAAATGCTTCTGGAGCAACATGAG AAATGTGTGCTGTTCTCCAAGCAGTTCATGCACCAGGGCAACGTGGCCGAGACCACCAG GTTTGAGAATCTTGCTCAGGACCGCAAGAAGCAGCTGGAGATCCTGCagctggcccaggcccagggccttGACCCTCCCAGCCATCATTTTGAGTTGAAGACATTCCAGATTGTGAG GATCTTCTCAGAACTCAACAGCACGGAAATGCATCTGATCATCGTCCGGGGAATGAATCTCCCAGCTCCTTCAG GGGTGACTCCTGATGACTTGGATGCTTTTGTGCGGTTTGAGTTCCACTACCCTAACTCG GAGCAGgctcaaaaaagcaaaacagctgTAGTGAAGAACACAAACTCTCCAG AATTTGATCAGCTCTTCAAACTAAACATCAACCGAAACCACCGGGGCTTCAGGAGGGTGATCCAAAGCAAAGGAATCAAGTTTGAAATCTTCCACAAAGG GTCCTTCTTCAGAAGCGACAAGCTGGTTGGCACAGCTCACCTGAAGCTGGAGCGGCTAGAGAACGAATGTGAGATCAGAGAGATTGTGGAG GTGCTGGATGGAAGGAAGCCCACCGGGGGCAAGCTGGAGGTGAAGGTGCGGCTGCGGGAGCCTCTGAGCGGACAGGATGTACAGACGGTCCTGGAGAACTGGCTGGTCCTGGAGCCCAGGGGCCTGTAA
- the CC2D1B gene encoding coiled-coil and C2 domain-containing protein 1B isoform X3 has translation MMETWRLNCWPSPGKQGPQAGSQPPRGKTELQEVLGVDEAGPQDGDETASPGGSEEEKGQEDTEAPGQTALLTASVPAAQAGGPRGLQALLEDRIHNYREAAASAKEAGEAAKARRCERGLKTLEAQLAAVRKGKKISEDEIPPPVAVGKRQPAPQEAADRNPEAEADAPAPFTKEPDKPSQPETSLSGSLGISAPPDSDPDPRALLSARQREYKLAALNAKRAGDLNRARELMRIGKRFGAVLEALGKGQPVDLSAMPPAPKDLKALPQASKAVTAPPVVPLALERVQPVTGSDTAAAPVVAAEPPTVLDALQQRLNKYREAGIQARGSGDERKARMHERIAKQYQDAIRAHRAGRRVDFAELPVPPGFPPIPGLAPAVGTEEDAVAATLAAAQKLASLEDPAPAEEEEEEEDEDEPPAQAPVAKKPAKPAVPSFRALPDPKASSSKESLSPSVREQLALLEARRLQYQRAALQAKRGQDLEQAKAHLRVAKRLEAQITQVRAGRPVDLSKVPSPLTDEEGDFILIHHEDLRLSQKTEEVYAQLQKMLLEQHEKCVLFSKQFMHQGNVAETTRFENLAQDRKKQLEILQLAQAQGLDPPSHHFELKTFQIVRIFSELNSTEMHLIIVRGMNLPAPSGVTPDDLDAFVRFEFHYPNSEQAQKSKTAVVKNTNSPEFDQLFKLNINRNHRGFRRVIQSKGIKFEIFHKGSFFRSDKLVGTAHLKLERLENECEIREIVEVLDGRKPTGGKLEVKVRLREPLSGQDVQTVLENWLVLEPRGL, from the exons ATGATGGAGACCTGGAGGCTGAACTGCTGGCCCTCACCGGGGAAGCAGGGGCCACAGGCAGGAAGCCAGCCCCCAAGGGGCAAG ACTGAGCTGCAGGAGGTCCTGGGTGTGGATGAGGCTGGGCCCCAGGATGGTGATGAGACAGCTAGCCCAGGAGGCTCTGAAGAGGAGAAGGGACAGGAAGACACCGAAGCCCCAGGGCAGACAGCTCTACTGACAGCTTCAGTCCCAGCAGCTCAG GCTGGAGGGCCTCGGGGGCTGCAGGCTCTGCTGGAGGATCGGATCCACAACTACCGGGAGGCTGCAGCCAGTGCCAAGGAGGCAGGTGAAGCAGCCAAAGCCAGGCGCTGTGAGCGTGGCCTGAAG ACTCTGGAGGCTCAGCTGGCTGCTGTGAGGAAAGGCAAGAAGATCAGTGAGGATGAGATTCCACCTCCAGTGGCCGTAGGCAAGAGACAGCCGGCCCCCCAGGAAGCCGCTGACAGGAaccctgaggcagaggcagatgccCCAGCTCCCTTCACCAAGGAGCCAG aCAAGCCCTCTCAGCCGGAGACAAGCCTCTCGGGCAGTCTTGGCATTTCTGCCCCGCCTGATTCAGACCCAGACCCACGGGCCCTGCTGTCAGCtcgacagagagagtacaagttgGCTGCCCTGAATGCCAAGCGGGCTGGAGACCTAAACCGTGCCCGAGAACTCATGAGGATTGGGAAG AGATTTGGTGCagtcctggaggccctggggaaggggcagccTGTGGACCTGAGTGCCATGCCCCCGGCACCTAAGG ATCTGAAGGCCCTTCCACAGGCTTCCAAGGCTGTCACAGCACCCCCAGTTGTACCCCTAGCCCTGGAGCGAGTGCAGCCAGTGACAGGCTCTGATACTGCAGCAGCTCCAG tgGTTGCTGCTGAGCCACCGACGGTACTGGATGCCCTGCAGCAGAGACTAAACAAGTATCGGGAGGCAGGCATCCAGGCCCGGGGCAGTGGGGATGAGCGCAAGGCGCGGATGCATGAGCGCATAGCCAAG CAATATCAGGATGCCATCCGGGCACACCGGGCAGGACGGAGAGTGGACTTTGCTGAGTTACCTGTTCCGCCAG GATTCCCCCCCATTCCTGGCCTGGCGCCCGCTGTGGGCACCGAGGAAGATGCGGTGGCAGCTACTTTAGCTGCTGCCCAGAAGCTGGCTTCCTTGGAGGATCCAGccccagcagaggaggaggaggaggaggaggatgag GATgagcccccagcccaggccccagtGGCCAAGAAGCCAGCGAAGCCTGCAGTCCCTTCATTTCGGGCCTTGCCTGATCCCAAGGCCTCGAGTTCTAAGGAGTCGCTGAGTCCCTCTG TGCGGGAGCAGCTGGCATTGCTGGAGGCGCGGAGACTGCAGTACCAGCGGGCAGCCCTGCAGGCGAAGCGTGGCCAGGACCTGGAGCAAGCCAAGGCCCACCTACGGGTGGCCAAACGCCTGGAGGCTCAGATCACCCAGGTACGAGCTGGCCGACCTGTGGACCTCTCCAAG GTGCCTTCACCCTTGACGGATGAGGAGGGCGACTTCATCCTCATTCACCACGAGGACCTGCGGCTCTCCCAGAAGACTGAGGAGGTGTATGCCCAGCTACAAAAAATGCTTCTGGAGCAACATGAG AAATGTGTGCTGTTCTCCAAGCAGTTCATGCACCAGGGCAACGTGGCCGAGACCACCAG GTTTGAGAATCTTGCTCAGGACCGCAAGAAGCAGCTGGAGATCCTGCagctggcccaggcccagggccttGACCCTCCCAGCCATCATTTTGAGTTGAAGACATTCCAGATTGTGAG GATCTTCTCAGAACTCAACAGCACGGAAATGCATCTGATCATCGTCCGGGGAATGAATCTCCCAGCTCCTTCAG GGGTGACTCCTGATGACTTGGATGCTTTTGTGCGGTTTGAGTTCCACTACCCTAACTCG GAGCAGgctcaaaaaagcaaaacagctgTAGTGAAGAACACAAACTCTCCAG AATTTGATCAGCTCTTCAAACTAAACATCAACCGAAACCACCGGGGCTTCAGGAGGGTGATCCAAAGCAAAGGAATCAAGTTTGAAATCTTCCACAAAGG GTCCTTCTTCAGAAGCGACAAGCTGGTTGGCACAGCTCACCTGAAGCTGGAGCGGCTAGAGAACGAATGTGAGATCAGAGAGATTGTGGAG GTGCTGGATGGAAGGAAGCCCACCGGGGGCAAGCTGGAGGTGAAGGTGCGGCTGCGGGAGCCTCTGAGCGGACAGGATGTACAGACGGTCCTGGAGAACTGGCTGGTCCTGGAGCCCAGGGGCCTGTAA